The following are encoded together in the Myxococcus virescens genome:
- a CDS encoding LEA type 2 family protein, whose protein sequence is MPTMKRALLVLAVLGLTTLSGCAALQKMLKGAFKKPTLSFKTARLADASLSDATINLVYELNNPNGFGLNLAEVDYAFFVEGKQVVAGKPRSGLALKANGKSELVFPANVKFADVVPVLETFLKQDKAAFKAQGTLGVKTPLGVLSFPLAKEGTFEVPKIPQVSFQAPRIKDITLTGATVEFPLSITNRNSFPLPVAGITGALKVAGADVGTLSTGNLGKLDGSGTKQVTLPLTISFARAANAALALRSGGNAQVRLDGKLTSESQSVPLSLNQLVNFVK, encoded by the coding sequence ATGCCCACCATGAAACGTGCCCTTCTCGTCCTGGCCGTCCTTGGACTCACCACGCTCAGCGGCTGCGCCGCCTTGCAGAAGATGCTGAAGGGGGCTTTCAAGAAGCCCACCCTCTCCTTCAAGACGGCCCGGCTCGCGGATGCGTCCTTGTCCGACGCCACCATCAACCTGGTCTACGAGCTGAACAACCCCAACGGCTTCGGGTTGAACCTGGCCGAGGTGGACTACGCCTTCTTCGTGGAGGGCAAGCAGGTCGTGGCCGGCAAGCCGCGCTCGGGACTGGCGCTCAAGGCCAATGGCAAGAGCGAGCTCGTCTTCCCGGCCAACGTGAAGTTCGCGGACGTGGTCCCCGTGCTGGAGACCTTCCTCAAGCAGGACAAGGCCGCCTTCAAGGCGCAGGGCACGCTGGGCGTCAAGACGCCCCTGGGCGTGCTGAGCTTCCCGCTGGCGAAGGAGGGAACCTTCGAGGTCCCCAAGATTCCACAGGTGTCCTTCCAGGCGCCGCGCATCAAGGACATCACCCTGACCGGCGCCACCGTGGAATTCCCGTTGTCGATTACCAACCGCAACAGCTTCCCGCTGCCGGTGGCCGGCATCACTGGCGCGCTGAAGGTGGCGGGCGCGGATGTGGGCACGCTGTCCACCGGCAACCTGGGCAAGCTGGACGGCAGCGGGACGAAGCAGGTCACCCTGCCCCTCACCATCAGCTTCGCTCGCGCGGCGAACGCGGCCCTGGCCCTGCGCTCGGGCGGAAATGCGCAGGTCCGCCTGGACGGCAAGCTCACCTCGGAATCCCAGAGCGTTCCCCTGAGTCTCAATCAGCTCGTCAATTTCGTTAAGTGA
- a CDS encoding sterol desaturase family protein, protein MSINVYAVATPFVIVLALGEFAYCVIRRNGYYAFQDSIASMGTAVLNQCVNVAVALLVLPLFIQLGQFAPWQLGASSPLELVALFLGVDFLFYWFHRFGHRTNIGWAAHSPHHSTEELNYAVALRASVTQRLFSFLFYWPLVLVGFPPEAVLAMVAFHLVLQFIPHTRVIPKMPRWIESWLNTPSHHRVHHARNDVYIDKNYAGFLIIWDKLFGTFEEEKEACSYGLTSPPNTWDPTVINFQAWGKLVSDAVATKSHWDRLRIWVMPTGWRPADLPPRPSVGWQKDGVELKFQSTELPGVRGYLVFQLLAAMPFMLLVSHHASPLSGWQKLVLSLLFWAMATAWSGMLESRRWSLPLELGRVLAMGAAVTWWLMHTSAPQSWTALCAAWMGVSLVWLGVVRGASQGATPVPQGSR, encoded by the coding sequence ATGAGCATCAACGTCTACGCCGTGGCCACGCCCTTCGTCATCGTCCTGGCGCTGGGGGAATTCGCCTACTGCGTCATCCGACGCAACGGGTACTACGCCTTCCAGGACTCCATCGCGAGCATGGGCACCGCGGTGCTCAACCAGTGCGTCAACGTGGCGGTGGCACTGCTGGTGCTCCCGCTCTTCATCCAACTGGGGCAGTTCGCGCCCTGGCAGCTGGGTGCGTCGTCGCCGCTGGAGCTGGTGGCGCTCTTTCTGGGCGTGGACTTCCTCTTCTACTGGTTCCATCGCTTCGGGCACCGCACCAACATCGGCTGGGCCGCCCATTCGCCGCACCACTCCACCGAGGAACTCAACTACGCGGTGGCCCTGCGCGCGAGCGTGACGCAGCGCCTCTTCTCGTTCCTCTTCTACTGGCCGCTGGTGCTGGTGGGCTTCCCGCCCGAGGCCGTGCTGGCCATGGTGGCCTTCCACCTGGTGCTCCAGTTCATCCCCCACACGCGCGTCATCCCGAAGATGCCCCGGTGGATTGAGTCCTGGCTCAACACGCCGTCGCACCATCGCGTCCACCACGCGCGCAATGACGTCTACATCGACAAGAACTACGCGGGCTTCCTCATCATCTGGGACAAGCTGTTCGGCACCTTCGAGGAGGAGAAGGAGGCGTGCTCCTACGGCCTCACCTCCCCGCCCAACACCTGGGACCCCACCGTCATCAACTTCCAGGCATGGGGGAAGCTGGTCAGCGACGCGGTGGCCACCAAGAGCCACTGGGACCGGCTGCGCATCTGGGTGATGCCCACCGGCTGGCGGCCCGCGGACCTGCCACCGCGCCCCTCCGTGGGCTGGCAAAAGGACGGCGTGGAGTTGAAGTTCCAGTCCACCGAGCTGCCCGGCGTCCGCGGCTACCTCGTGTTCCAGTTGCTGGCGGCGATGCCCTTCATGCTGCTGGTGAGCCACCACGCCTCGCCGCTGTCCGGCTGGCAGAAGCTGGTGCTCAGCCTGCTCTTCTGGGCCATGGCCACCGCGTGGAGCGGGATGCTGGAGTCACGGCGCTGGAGCCTTCCGCTGGAGCTGGGGCGGGTGCTCGCCATGGGGGCAGCGGTGACGTGGTGGCTGATGCACACCTCCGCGCCGCAGAGCTGGACCGCGTTGTGCGCGGCG
- a CDS encoding MarR family winged helix-turn-helix transcriptional regulator: MSELSAEVRVQVARLRNLLIDVARCGALGSPLGALPHTELDPMEVQAVWWLKAESLLPVNVLAERLGGIAPPRLSRLLDRLEAAQLVQRERSVRHDRRRVRVRLTEQGRALAEQADSVVQERMARLLMPLEGEQRSALMDLLEGWVEALGGKNRAPELATEGGETDAPVADELEPAAAPRRTRTELMAITANAA; the protein is encoded by the coding sequence ATGTCCGAGCTCTCGGCGGAAGTGCGGGTGCAGGTGGCGCGGTTGAGGAATCTGCTCATCGACGTAGCGCGCTGCGGTGCGTTGGGCAGCCCCCTGGGTGCCCTACCCCATACCGAGCTGGACCCGATGGAGGTCCAGGCCGTCTGGTGGCTGAAGGCGGAGAGCCTCCTTCCCGTCAACGTCCTCGCGGAGCGGCTGGGCGGCATTGCCCCGCCCCGGCTGAGCCGGCTGCTGGACCGGCTGGAGGCCGCGCAGCTCGTCCAACGCGAGCGCTCCGTGCGGCATGACCGGCGCCGCGTTCGGGTGAGGCTCACGGAGCAGGGCCGCGCCCTGGCGGAGCAGGCGGACTCGGTGGTCCAGGAGCGCATGGCCCGGCTGCTGATGCCGTTGGAAGGCGAGCAGCGCAGCGCGCTGATGGACCTGCTGGAGGGGTGGGTGGAAGCCCTGGGCGGCAAGAACCGCGCGCCGGAGCTGGCCACCGAAGGGGGCGAGACGGATGCCCCGGTGGCCGATGAGCTGGAGCCCGCCGCGGCCCCCAGGCGTACTCGCACGGAGCTGATGGCCATCACCGCCAACGCGGCCTGA
- a CDS encoding carboxypeptidase-like regulatory domain-containing protein — protein sequence MKRRAWGVGGAALVLAAFVLWWLWPADAAAPVTPARTPVVRTKAPTPVSPPPEDLEPAHSEGLVLRVVLQGDVPFQGEARVGEASISDADRHLWEVSKREGREGAGPERLEDLANVLEWRPVEVTPSATGGTLGPVLVPVVPLYRVVAWAADGTFWLGDVVLEEGVTTGVVEAVLSARAPTGVRVRLTGVRPEHGPFSLRVVRGVSRDVRDAERASELLPVIRHVAPDIASALADGTALPLPVGKSLELLPLPTDPAVGLVLRSAAGRESAWVEVPLREGRVEPVVLDVGSLFPEGVGEAVTLRGKLELEGTFRPPEGARLLGPGDVEIPLAQDGRFVVSGLPSWEPSRFRVEVASPVARRPVAATEQAFDFRPVPGVRDAEVTWRVKAYRWLVLRMDAAMRAQIEARTQKPYPVFVLQRWRRENQWELASAGAFIQEEDGMAVSILEPGRYRLLVSFSVHEVYTSTAADVGQDMADGTVTFQVDVEGNDCEVLVTDGRKPVFGARVTASSDVSSLPPAWGLTDAQGRWRLGRVRPFGLHLEVEAEGYAPWTGEVAEACRRGGEVRVQL from the coding sequence TTGAAACGTCGCGCATGGGGTGTGGGGGGGGCCGCGCTGGTGTTGGCCGCGTTCGTGCTGTGGTGGCTGTGGCCCGCGGACGCCGCCGCGCCGGTGACGCCCGCGCGCACGCCCGTTGTCCGCACGAAAGCCCCAACCCCCGTGAGTCCGCCGCCTGAGGATCTGGAGCCCGCGCACTCAGAGGGACTGGTTCTGCGAGTGGTGCTGCAAGGGGATGTTCCCTTCCAGGGAGAGGCCCGCGTGGGCGAGGCCTCCATCTCCGACGCGGACCGGCACCTGTGGGAAGTGTCGAAGCGCGAGGGGCGCGAGGGCGCCGGGCCTGAGCGGCTGGAGGACCTGGCCAACGTGTTGGAGTGGCGGCCCGTGGAGGTGACGCCGTCCGCGACGGGGGGGACGTTGGGACCGGTGCTCGTTCCAGTGGTACCGCTCTACCGGGTGGTGGCCTGGGCAGCGGATGGAACGTTCTGGCTGGGCGATGTGGTGCTTGAGGAGGGGGTCACCACGGGCGTCGTGGAGGCCGTGCTGTCTGCCCGGGCGCCTACCGGTGTGCGGGTGCGGCTCACGGGAGTGCGACCCGAGCATGGCCCGTTCTCCCTTCGTGTGGTGCGTGGCGTATCCCGGGATGTTCGCGACGCGGAGCGCGCGAGCGAACTGTTGCCCGTGATTCGGCATGTCGCGCCGGACATCGCCTCCGCGCTCGCGGACGGTACGGCGCTGCCGCTCCCCGTGGGGAAGTCGCTGGAGTTGCTGCCATTGCCCACGGATCCCGCGGTGGGGTTGGTGCTCCGGAGCGCGGCGGGACGGGAAAGCGCGTGGGTGGAAGTGCCTCTGCGCGAGGGGCGTGTGGAGCCGGTGGTGCTGGACGTGGGTTCGCTCTTTCCTGAAGGCGTGGGTGAGGCGGTGACGCTACGGGGGAAGCTGGAGCTGGAAGGAACGTTCCGTCCACCGGAAGGCGCGAGGCTCCTGGGGCCGGGGGACGTGGAAATCCCGCTCGCGCAGGATGGGCGCTTTGTCGTTTCGGGGCTGCCGTCCTGGGAGCCGTCCCGCTTCCGCGTCGAGGTGGCATCGCCCGTTGCCAGACGTCCGGTGGCCGCGACGGAACAGGCTTTCGATTTCAGGCCCGTGCCGGGTGTGCGGGACGCCGAGGTGACGTGGCGCGTGAAGGCCTACCGGTGGCTCGTGCTGCGCATGGATGCCGCCATGCGGGCACAGATAGAGGCACGGACCCAGAAGCCCTATCCCGTGTTCGTTCTTCAGCGGTGGCGCCGCGAGAACCAGTGGGAGCTGGCCTCCGCCGGCGCATTCATCCAGGAAGAGGATGGGATGGCCGTGTCCATTCTGGAACCGGGGCGCTATCGGCTGCTGGTGTCCTTCTCTGTTCACGAGGTCTACACCAGCACCGCCGCGGACGTGGGCCAGGACATGGCGGATGGCACCGTCACCTTCCAGGTGGACGTGGAGGGGAACGATTGCGAGGTGCTCGTCACGGATGGGCGCAAGCCGGTGTTCGGCGCGCGAGTCACGGCATCCAGTGACGTGAGCTCACTGCCTCCCGCGTGGGGACTCACGGATGCGCAGGGACGTTGGCGGTTGGGGCGCGTGAGGCCGTTCGGCCTTCACCTGGAGGTGGAGGCGGAGGGATACGCGCCCTGGACAGGCGAAGTCGCCGAGGCCTGCCGGCGAGGGGGCGAGGTCCGCGTCCAGCTTTAG
- a CDS encoding alpha/beta hydrolase — protein MSGVRAHISSHLPPWRAVLALGLLAAASVSCSRSSQDPAERRTLSLKPCRLEGLATQAQCGTYEVFEDRAARTGRKIPLRVVVVPALAAQPQPDPLVLLAGGPGQAASRSTQVLMAVERIRRKRDIVLVDQRGTGDSNPLNCKTDSPEEGLSARLEEGKAAEEVRKCREGWDADVRHYTTPVAMDDLDEVREALGYEKLNLWGVSYGTRAALVYMRQHPERVRTAILDGVAPMGLYLPLFAPRDAQQALDRLLANCEADAACAQAYPNLRPRTEALLTTLETTPARTQVAHPRTGVLEEVVLSRRAFLSQLFAQLYSPEMSSLVPLMLDRATQGDWSPFVALSVGLTENLGRTVSHGLYFAVVCAEDAPFYDEAALVRESQGTWFGPTMGREVLSVCADWPRGSLPQGYREPVVSSVPTLLLSGELDPVTPPAWAEEAKRTLSNSLHVVVPGVGHNTIGADCARTLMLDLLTQGSVEGLSSACGTNLTRPPFFTSFAGPVP, from the coding sequence TTGTCCGGGGTCCGTGCACACATCTCCTCCCATCTTCCGCCCTGGCGCGCCGTGCTGGCCCTGGGGCTCCTGGCTGCGGCATCGGTGTCCTGTTCCAGGAGCAGCCAGGACCCCGCGGAGCGGCGAACGCTGTCGTTGAAGCCCTGCCGCCTGGAGGGGCTGGCCACGCAGGCCCAGTGTGGGACCTACGAGGTCTTCGAGGACCGGGCGGCTCGCACGGGCCGCAAGATTCCCCTGCGCGTGGTGGTGGTGCCGGCGCTGGCCGCGCAGCCGCAGCCGGATCCGTTGGTGCTGCTGGCGGGAGGCCCGGGCCAGGCGGCGTCGCGTTCGACGCAGGTGTTGATGGCGGTGGAGCGCATCCGCCGCAAGCGCGACATCGTGCTGGTGGACCAGCGAGGCACGGGGGACTCGAATCCGCTGAACTGCAAGACGGACTCGCCGGAAGAGGGGCTGTCCGCGCGGCTCGAGGAAGGCAAGGCGGCGGAGGAGGTGCGCAAGTGCCGCGAGGGCTGGGACGCCGATGTGCGGCACTACACCACGCCCGTCGCCATGGATGACCTGGACGAGGTCCGCGAGGCGCTGGGCTACGAGAAGCTCAACCTCTGGGGCGTGTCCTACGGCACGCGCGCGGCGCTCGTGTACATGCGGCAGCACCCGGAGCGCGTGCGGACCGCCATCCTGGACGGCGTGGCGCCCATGGGGTTGTACCTGCCGCTGTTCGCGCCTCGCGACGCGCAGCAGGCGCTGGACCGGCTGCTGGCGAACTGCGAGGCGGACGCGGCGTGTGCCCAGGCGTATCCGAACCTGCGGCCCAGGACGGAGGCGTTGTTGACGACGCTGGAGACCACGCCCGCGCGCACCCAGGTGGCGCACCCGCGCACCGGCGTGTTGGAGGAGGTCGTCCTGTCGCGCCGCGCCTTCCTGTCTCAGCTCTTCGCGCAGCTCTACAGCCCGGAGATGTCCTCCCTGGTGCCGTTGATGCTGGACCGGGCCACGCAGGGAGACTGGTCCCCCTTCGTCGCGCTCAGCGTGGGCCTGACGGAGAACCTGGGGCGCACGGTGAGCCATGGCCTCTACTTCGCCGTCGTGTGCGCGGAGGACGCGCCCTTCTACGACGAGGCGGCGTTGGTGCGCGAGTCGCAGGGCACCTGGTTCGGCCCGACCATGGGCCGCGAAGTCCTCTCCGTCTGCGCGGACTGGCCGCGTGGGAGCCTTCCCCAGGGCTATCGCGAGCCGGTGGTGTCGTCGGTGCCCACGCTGCTCTTGTCGGGCGAGCTGGACCCGGTGACGCCGCCCGCGTGGGCCGAGGAGGCGAAGCGCACGCTCTCCAACAGCCTGCATGTGGTGGTGCCCGGCGTGGGCCACAACACGATTGGCGCGGACTGCGCGCGCACGCTGATGCTGGACCTGCTGACCCAAGGGAGCGTGGAGGGGCTGTCGTCCGCGTGCGGCACGAACCTCACCCGTCCTCCCTTCTTCACCTCCTTCGCCGGCCCGGTGCCTTGA
- a CDS encoding MFS transporter has translation MSSLPASQDLPQRPLTRDDARTLTLAALGGALEFYDFIIFVFFTKVIGERFFPPDTPEWLRQLQAFGLFAAGYLARPLGGIVMAHFGDRAGRKRMFTLSVFMMSVPTLLIGLLPTYETAGYAAPLALLLLRAVQGAAVGGEVPGAWVFVSEHVPTRRVGLACGTLTAGLTFGILLGSLVATAVNSLLGPEQVNAYGWRAPFVIGGVFGFLAVFLRRWLAETPVFEELRRRKALVRELPLKAVLRGHGGTVVMSMLLTWVLTAGIVVVILMTPTLMQTLHAITATQALVASSVATLSLTFGCVAYGLLADRVGVGPSLGLGCALMLSATYALYLGAASSPEALVPLSALAGFCVGVVGVVPTAIVRAFPAAVRFSGLSFSYNMAYAIFGGLTPLVVTLMMKASPHAPAHYVAAVSVMGVGIALHLLRAGRGSALHPATER, from the coding sequence ATGTCCTCCCTCCCAGCCTCGCAGGACCTCCCGCAGCGGCCGTTGACCCGTGACGACGCCCGGACGCTCACGCTGGCGGCGCTGGGTGGCGCGCTGGAGTTCTACGACTTCATCATCTTCGTCTTCTTCACCAAGGTCATCGGCGAGCGCTTCTTCCCGCCCGATACGCCGGAGTGGCTGCGACAGCTGCAGGCCTTCGGACTGTTCGCCGCGGGCTACCTGGCGCGCCCGCTGGGCGGCATCGTCATGGCCCACTTCGGAGACCGGGCAGGCCGCAAGCGCATGTTCACGTTGAGCGTGTTCATGATGTCGGTGCCCACGCTGCTGATTGGCCTGCTGCCCACCTATGAGACCGCGGGCTACGCGGCGCCCCTGGCGCTGCTCCTGCTTCGCGCGGTGCAGGGTGCGGCGGTGGGCGGTGAAGTCCCGGGGGCCTGGGTCTTCGTGTCGGAGCACGTGCCCACGCGCAGGGTGGGGCTGGCGTGCGGAACGCTCACCGCGGGCCTCACGTTCGGAATCCTGCTGGGCTCGCTGGTGGCCACTGCGGTGAATTCGCTGCTGGGCCCCGAGCAGGTGAATGCCTACGGCTGGCGAGCGCCCTTCGTCATCGGCGGCGTGTTCGGCTTCCTGGCGGTGTTCCTTCGCCGGTGGCTGGCGGAGACGCCCGTCTTCGAGGAGCTGCGGCGGCGCAAGGCGCTGGTGCGGGAGTTGCCGCTCAAGGCCGTGCTGCGAGGCCACGGTGGCACCGTGGTGATGTCCATGCTGCTCACCTGGGTGCTCACCGCCGGCATCGTGGTGGTCATCCTGATGACGCCCACGTTGATGCAGACCCTGCACGCCATCACCGCCACGCAAGCGCTGGTCGCCAGCAGCGTGGCCACGCTGAGCCTCACGTTCGGCTGCGTGGCGTATGGCCTGCTCGCGGACCGGGTGGGCGTGGGGCCGTCGCTGGGGCTGGGCTGTGCGTTGATGCTCTCGGCGACGTATGCGCTGTACCTGGGCGCGGCGTCGTCGCCGGAGGCGCTGGTGCCGCTGTCCGCGCTGGCGGGCTTCTGCGTCGGCGTGGTGGGCGTGGTCCCCACCGCCATCGTGCGCGCCTTCCCCGCGGCGGTGCGCTTCTCGGGGCTCTCCTTCTCATACAACATGGCCTACGCCATCTTCGGCGGGCTCACCCCGCTGGTCGTCACCTTGATGATGAAGGCGTCGCCCCATGCGCCCGCGCACTACGTGGCGGCGGTGAGTGTCATGGGCGTGGGGATCGCGCTGCACCTGCTGCGCGCGGGGCGGGGCTCGGCGCTGCACCCCGCCACCGAGCGCTGA
- the panD gene encoding aspartate 1-decarboxylase — translation MRRILFKSKIHRATVTQADLDYEGSVTIDRDLLRAADIVENEKVAVWNVTQGTRLETYALEGEAGSGVICINGAAAHLNKPGDLVILATFAEVEEAEVANWKPTVVFVDKDNRVVPGQTKEIPGPQRRSA, via the coding sequence ATGCGCCGCATCCTCTTCAAGTCGAAAATCCACCGCGCGACCGTGACCCAGGCTGACCTGGATTACGAAGGGTCCGTCACCATCGACCGCGACCTGCTTCGCGCCGCCGACATCGTGGAGAACGAAAAGGTCGCGGTCTGGAACGTCACCCAGGGCACGCGCCTGGAGACCTACGCGCTGGAAGGTGAGGCCGGCAGCGGCGTCATCTGCATCAACGGCGCGGCGGCGCACCTGAACAAGCCGGGCGACCTGGTCATCCTGGCCACCTTCGCGGAAGTGGAGGAAGCCGAGGTGGCGAACTGGAAGCCCACCGTGGTGTTCGTGGACAAGGACAACCGCGTGGTGCCCGGGCAGACGAAGGAGATTCCGGGCCCGCAGCGCCGCTCGGCCTGA
- a CDS encoding EcsC family protein has product MGLYDSVAERLAFMKKMTPAELKKLGSARLSDIVLQEVARSRVRITTLEKRYPQASPRELAQRIVDEKKNLASMVGGVSGVFGLVALPADLLFMAYLQIILLTDVATLYKVNLKTERARGEMLDLFGYANGLGPLPRAGPKVLGKLAAMLLEKGGMQTLGRAMPLVAAPVTAYFNNQHIQMVGEQAVRFYEGFDKAHAKAKAQRKKASGA; this is encoded by the coding sequence ATGGGTCTCTACGACAGCGTGGCCGAGCGGCTGGCCTTCATGAAGAAGATGACTCCGGCGGAGCTGAAGAAGCTCGGCTCGGCGCGGCTGTCGGACATCGTCCTCCAGGAGGTGGCGCGCTCGCGTGTGCGCATCACGACCCTGGAGAAGCGCTACCCGCAGGCGTCGCCGCGGGAGCTGGCCCAGCGCATCGTGGACGAAAAGAAGAACCTCGCCAGCATGGTGGGCGGGGTGAGCGGGGTGTTCGGGCTGGTGGCGTTGCCGGCGGACCTGCTCTTCATGGCGTACCTGCAAATCATCCTGCTCACGGACGTGGCCACCCTCTACAAGGTGAACCTCAAGACGGAGCGGGCGCGCGGGGAGATGCTGGACTTGTTCGGCTACGCCAACGGCCTGGGCCCGCTGCCTCGCGCGGGTCCCAAGGTGTTGGGGAAACTGGCCGCCATGCTGCTGGAGAAGGGCGGCATGCAGACGCTGGGGCGAGCCATGCCGCTGGTGGCCGCGCCCGTCACCGCCTACTTCAACAACCAGCACATCCAGATGGTGGGCGAGCAGGCCGTGCGCTTCTACGAGGGCTTCGACAAGGCCCACGCCAAGGCGAAGGCCCAGCGCAAGAAGGCCAGCGGCGCCTGA
- a CDS encoding deoxyribonuclease I, which produces MGFPSFLLRVVVLVVLAVPTWAQAGSYLRVVSWNLRHEGWTAEQTYREDAEQIWRQYGANSNSNNGCDLVFLQEVMNTSVVPAIVAELNAVSGVKWRYAQTPLIGRSSYKEIYAVLYREDTVSLLSSSVYEDTGDTFEREPQIVRVRHTPTGADYTFINWHTVWGNPSDRDAEVKQFGAVFKAVQDASRTDQDVILVGDHNMACTTASWANLVALSPTVACKLNVATTINLSGGYVNAYDHFWMQPEYVTEFSSAGRDYIGNTRDFVTRLADHAPIYLTLYSTSDTD; this is translated from the coding sequence ATGGGATTTCCGTCCTTCTTGTTGCGCGTGGTGGTGCTGGTTGTCCTGGCTGTTCCCACGTGGGCTCAGGCGGGCTCGTATCTGCGCGTCGTCAGTTGGAACCTGCGTCACGAGGGGTGGACCGCGGAGCAGACGTATCGCGAGGACGCGGAGCAGATCTGGCGGCAGTACGGCGCGAACAGCAATTCCAACAACGGCTGTGACCTGGTGTTCCTGCAGGAGGTGATGAATACCAGCGTGGTTCCGGCCATCGTGGCGGAGCTCAACGCGGTCTCCGGCGTGAAGTGGCGCTATGCGCAGACGCCGCTCATCGGGCGCTCATCGTACAAGGAGATCTACGCGGTGTTGTACCGGGAGGACACGGTGTCACTGCTGTCATCCAGTGTGTACGAGGACACCGGCGACACGTTCGAGCGCGAGCCGCAAATCGTCCGCGTGCGGCACACGCCCACGGGCGCGGACTACACGTTCATCAACTGGCACACCGTCTGGGGCAATCCCTCCGACCGCGACGCGGAGGTGAAGCAATTCGGCGCGGTGTTCAAGGCGGTGCAGGACGCCAGCCGCACCGACCAGGACGTCATCCTGGTGGGTGACCACAACATGGCGTGCACGACGGCGTCCTGGGCGAACCTGGTGGCGCTGTCTCCCACGGTGGCTTGCAAGCTGAACGTAGCCACCACCATCAATCTCAGTGGTGGCTACGTGAATGCCTATGACCACTTCTGGATGCAGCCCGAATACGTGACGGAGTTCTCCTCGGCGGGGCGCGACTACATCGGGAACACGCGGGACTTCGTCACCCGCCTGGCGGACCATGCGCCCATCTACCTGACGCTGTATTCCACCAGCGATACGGATTGA
- a CDS encoding Crp/Fnr family transcriptional regulator, giving the protein MRYPKLFEHITALAPLPASEWLKAEALAREQALDKRALFLRPGDAADRFGLVLQGVFRAVRVSARGEESIKAFRAEGEFIGAYAEMLQGQPSMTAIEALEPGRVLAFQAHDLQSLEAGHPCWAQLARRVAERHYILKERREQEFLDLSAEERLERFWQEHPHLHGRVPQRDVAAYLGITEVALSRIVSRRRKRAE; this is encoded by the coding sequence TTGAGATACCCGAAGCTCTTCGAGCACATCACCGCGCTCGCGCCGCTTCCCGCCAGCGAATGGCTGAAGGCGGAGGCGTTGGCGCGGGAGCAGGCGCTGGACAAGCGGGCGCTCTTCCTGCGGCCGGGCGACGCCGCGGACCGCTTCGGGCTGGTGCTCCAGGGCGTCTTCCGCGCGGTGCGCGTCTCCGCTCGGGGCGAGGAGTCCATCAAGGCCTTCCGCGCCGAGGGTGAGTTCATTGGCGCCTACGCGGAGATGTTGCAGGGCCAACCCTCCATGACAGCCATCGAGGCGCTGGAGCCGGGCCGCGTGCTGGCCTTCCAGGCGCATGACCTTCAATCGCTGGAGGCCGGCCATCCCTGCTGGGCCCAGCTCGCCCGGCGGGTGGCGGAGCGTCACTACATCCTGAAGGAGCGCCGCGAGCAGGAGTTCCTCGACCTGTCCGCGGAGGAGCGCCTGGAGCGCTTCTGGCAGGAGCATCCCCACCTGCACGGGCGTGTCCCTCAGCGGGACGTCGCGGCCTACCTGGGCATCACGGAGGTGGCCTTGAGCCGCATCGTGTCACGACGCCGCAAGCGGGCGGAGTGA
- a CDS encoding Ig-like domain-containing protein, translated as MRTVATTTLLATCALLALAGCDHDDPVPPTPDAGTRPDAGTEPDAGRQPDAGTQPDAGSVQGPAVIGSTPSEGETNVLPVEMFKADATTTGVRKLVTLTFDTPMDTTAAEVTLVDRTTPANPPRTLTGTWSEDGLTLSVAIPRPESDLPPLEEETAYTLELGALRGTEGHAVDTSHAGLGDGRLDFTTGRRDGTTEHACAHALLESPVPVTASASPTIYPATDSSHEFYGLTLPASGTSFLGYTEVVSGESRDEPVILYLNHPIPVAVHDTTEGEDAVASTLEPARPVCLPAITHTLKFTAPGGDRFLRLTFGPTERETFTFVFERY; from the coding sequence ATGCGAACCGTCGCCACCACCACCTTGCTCGCCACGTGCGCCCTGCTGGCTCTGGCCGGCTGTGACCATGACGACCCCGTCCCTCCGACGCCGGACGCGGGCACCCGTCCGGATGCGGGGACCGAACCTGATGCGGGCAGGCAGCCCGATGCCGGAACACAGCCCGACGCGGGCTCGGTCCAGGGCCCCGCGGTCATCGGCTCCACGCCCTCGGAGGGAGAGACGAACGTCCTGCCCGTGGAGATGTTCAAGGCGGATGCGACGACCACCGGAGTGCGCAAGCTCGTCACGCTCACCTTCGACACGCCCATGGACACCACGGCGGCGGAAGTCACGCTCGTCGACCGGACGACGCCGGCCAATCCCCCTCGCACGCTGACGGGCACCTGGTCCGAGGATGGCCTGACGCTCTCGGTCGCCATCCCCCGGCCCGAATCCGACCTGCCGCCGCTGGAGGAGGAGACGGCGTACACCCTGGAGCTCGGCGCGCTGCGCGGCACGGAGGGCCACGCGGTGGACACGTCGCATGCGGGACTCGGTGATGGGCGGCTGGACTTCACCACCGGCCGGCGCGACGGCACCACCGAACACGCCTGCGCCCACGCACTGCTGGAGAGCCCGGTGCCCGTCACCGCGAGCGCCTCCCCGACCATCTACCCCGCGACGGATAGCTCCCACGAGTTCTACGGCCTGACGCTCCCCGCCAGCGGCACCTCCTTCCTGGGCTACACGGAAGTCGTGTCGGGAGAGAGCCGGGACGAGCCCGTCATCCTGTACCTCAACCACCCCATCCCGGTGGCGGTGCACGACACGACGGAAGGGGAGGACGCCGTCGCCTCCACGCTGGAGCCCGCCCGCCCCGTCTGCCTTCCCGCCATCACCCACACGCTGAAGTTCACCGCGCCCGGCGGCGACCGCTTCCTCCGGCTCACCTTCGGCCCGACGGAGCGGGAGACGTTCACCTTCGTCTTCGAACGCTACTGA